One window of the Rhizobiaceae bacterium genome contains the following:
- the rplU gene encoding 50S ribosomal protein L21, giving the protein MFAVIKTGGKQYRVAANDVLKVERVAGEVGEIVQFGQVLAFGEGDSATLGAPFVDGASVAAEVVEQGRGEKVIAFKKRRRQNSRRKRGHRQLLTTVRITEILTGGAKPSKKAAEAKPAKKAEAAASTAAPLFTAPAGEGDDLVVIKGIGPVAAGQLKEQGITTFAQLAALTEEDIARIDANMPFSTDQIKDWQAQAKDLAK; this is encoded by the coding sequence ATGTTCGCAGTCATCAAAACGGGCGGCAAGCAGTATCGCGTCGCCGCCAATGACGTCCTGAAAGTTGAAAGAGTCGCCGGCGAAGTCGGCGAGATCGTGCAGTTCGGCCAGGTCCTGGCCTTCGGCGAGGGCGACAGCGCCACGCTGGGTGCTCCCTTCGTCGATGGCGCCAGCGTCGCCGCAGAGGTGGTGGAGCAGGGCCGCGGCGAGAAGGTCATCGCCTTCAAGAAGCGCCGCCGGCAGAATTCGCGCCGCAAGCGCGGCCATCGCCAGCTTCTGACCACCGTGCGGATCACCGAGATCCTGACGGGCGGCGCCAAGCCTTCGAAGAAGGCTGCCGAGGCGAAGCCGGCCAAGAAAGCCGAGGCTGCGGCTTCCACCGCCGCCCCGCTGTTCACGGCTCCGGCCGGTGAAGGCGACGATCTCGTGGTCATCAAGGGCATCGGCCCGGTGGCCGCCGGCCAGCTCAAGGAACAGGGCATCACGACCTTCGCCCAGCTCGCCGCGCTGACCGAGGAGGACATCGCCAGGATCGACGCGAACATGCCGTTCAGCACCGATCAGATCAAGGACTGGCAGGCTCAGGCCAAGGATCTGGCGAAGTAA
- a CDS encoding coniferyl aldehyde dehydrogenase translates to MTADDMKALFEAQFAASRAQPAPDAAARRTALSTLERMVLDNADAIVSAIAQDFRGRARAETELLEIVPTVRAIRHARRRVARWMRPQRRPVDIVFQPSRAWVRREPLGVIGIISPWNYPLQLALIPLCDALAAGNRAMMKPSELTPAFSAFLERLVSTCFNTTQVAVVTGGVETARAFSALPFDHLVFTGSTAVGREVMKAAAQNLTPVTLELGGKSPAIVDPDYPLDKAARSIASGKFLNAGQTCIAPDYALVPAGKVDEFARAVLAQAERAYPAIAGNDDYTAIIDERRRARLEAAVAEVRSAGATVLASGETGNDTARFAPTVVIGAPAGSALMTEEIFGPILPVVPYGTLEEAIAFVAARDRPLALYLFSNDRAIREEVLSRTISGGVTLNGTLLHMGQEALPFGGVGSSGMGAYHGHAGFERFSHARAVHQVGPVNLFERLGPPWGSLGRMVGRLLSRL, encoded by the coding sequence ATGACCGCCGACGACATGAAGGCCCTGTTCGAGGCGCAGTTCGCCGCATCCCGCGCGCAGCCTGCTCCGGACGCTGCGGCGCGCAGGACGGCGCTTTCGACGCTGGAGAGGATGGTTCTCGACAATGCCGACGCCATCGTCTCGGCGATCGCGCAGGATTTCAGGGGCAGGGCGCGGGCGGAGACGGAACTGCTGGAGATCGTGCCGACGGTACGCGCAATACGCCATGCGCGTCGAAGGGTCGCCCGCTGGATGCGCCCGCAGCGGCGGCCGGTGGACATCGTCTTCCAGCCTTCCCGCGCATGGGTGCGCCGCGAGCCGCTCGGGGTGATCGGCATCATCTCGCCATGGAACTACCCGCTTCAACTGGCGCTCATTCCGCTGTGCGATGCGCTCGCGGCAGGCAATCGCGCGATGATGAAGCCGTCGGAACTCACGCCGGCTTTTTCCGCTTTCCTGGAGCGGCTGGTGAGCACCTGTTTCAATACGACCCAGGTCGCGGTCGTGACGGGCGGCGTGGAGACCGCCCGCGCCTTTTCGGCCCTGCCTTTCGATCATCTGGTCTTCACAGGCTCCACGGCTGTGGGCCGGGAGGTGATGAAGGCTGCAGCCCAGAACCTCACCCCGGTGACGCTGGAACTCGGCGGCAAGTCTCCGGCGATCGTCGATCCCGACTATCCGCTCGACAAGGCAGCCCGCTCGATCGCGTCCGGCAAATTCCTCAACGCGGGACAGACGTGCATCGCGCCGGACTATGCGCTGGTGCCGGCCGGCAAGGTCGACGAATTCGCGCGCGCCGTGCTGGCGCAGGCCGAACGCGCCTATCCCGCCATCGCCGGGAATGACGACTATACGGCCATCATAGACGAGCGCCGGCGTGCGCGCCTGGAAGCGGCGGTGGCGGAAGTCCGCTCCGCCGGGGCGACCGTGCTCGCGAGCGGGGAAACGGGCAACGATACGGCGCGGTTTGCGCCGACGGTGGTGATCGGCGCGCCGGCCGGCTCGGCGCTCATGACCGAGGAAATCTTTGGCCCGATCCTGCCGGTGGTGCCTTATGGCACACTGGAGGAAGCCATCGCCTTCGTCGCCGCGCGCGACAGGCCGCTGGCGCTCTATCTGTTCTCGAACGACAGAGCGATACGGGAGGAGGTGCTTTCCCGCACGATCTCCGGCGGAGTAACGCTGAACGGCACGCTCCTGCATATGGGGCAGGAGGCGTTGCCCTTTGGCGGCGTAGGATCCAGCGGCATGGGCGCCTATCACGGACATGCGGGCTTCGAACGCTTCAGCCATGCCCGCGCCGTCCATCAGGTCGGCCCCGTCAACCTGTTCGAACGCCTCGGTCCGCCATGGGGCAGCCTCGGCAGGATGGTCGGCCGCCTTCTCTCGCGGCTCTAA
- the iolE gene encoding myo-inosose-2 dehydratase — MKAKLGIAPIAWWNDDLKELSDDVSLEECLRQAREAGFTGMETGRRFPMDAAVLGPILKSYGIQVCGGWFSGRLLDGDIEEEKDRIAAQMALFKATDAPCIVYGETARTIQGDRNAPLATRPRLDEAQIEVYGRKMTAFAEWCAGQGMPISYHHHMAAAIESEEDVDLLMKHSGEALPLLYDAGHMAFAGGDVLRVIDKHHTRISHVHTKDVRQGVIDGIDRTRESFLDAVVKGAFTVPGDGSLDFEAIVKRLAGYGYEGWFVVEAEQDPVKSPPLRMAQIGHKELLRVMAAAGYTVEA; from the coding sequence ATGAAAGCCAAACTGGGTATTGCCCCGATCGCCTGGTGGAATGACGACCTTAAGGAGCTGAGCGACGACGTCTCGCTGGAGGAATGCCTGCGGCAGGCGCGCGAGGCGGGCTTCACCGGCATGGAGACCGGCCGCCGCTTTCCGATGGACGCGGCCGTGCTCGGGCCTATCCTCAAGTCCTACGGCATCCAGGTCTGCGGCGGCTGGTTCTCCGGCCGCCTGCTCGATGGCGATATCGAAGAGGAGAAGGACCGGATCGCCGCGCAGATGGCGCTGTTCAAGGCGACGGATGCGCCCTGTATCGTCTATGGAGAGACGGCGCGCACCATTCAGGGCGACCGCAACGCGCCGCTGGCGACGCGTCCGCGTCTGGACGAGGCGCAGATCGAGGTCTACGGCCGCAAGATGACGGCCTTCGCCGAATGGTGCGCCGGGCAGGGCATGCCGATCTCCTATCACCACCACATGGCGGCGGCGATCGAGAGCGAGGAAGACGTCGACCTGTTGATGAAGCATTCCGGCGAGGCGCTGCCGCTGCTCTACGACGCCGGACACATGGCGTTCGCCGGCGGCGACGTGCTGCGCGTCATCGACAAGCACCACACGCGCATCAGCCACGTCCACACCAAGGACGTGCGGCAGGGGGTGATCGACGGTATCGATCGCACGAGGGAGAGTTTTCTCGACGCGGTGGTGAAGGGCGCCTTCACCGTGCCGGGCGATGGCTCGCTGGACTTCGAGGCGATCGTGAAGCGGCTTGCGGGCTACGGCTACGAAGGCTGGTTCGTGGTGGAGGCGGAACAGGACCCGGTGAAGAGCCCCCCGCTCAGGATGGCGCAGATCGGCCATAAGGAACTGCTGCGCGTCATGGCCGCGGCAGGGTACACCGTCGAGGCGTGA
- a CDS encoding NAD(P)-dependent oxidoreductase: MFVLVTGATGKVGRALIARLMAEPPASRPRIRALCHNRVLPEQEGLSVVKGSIADRETCKAALDGITHVVHLATCKETPDDVMDVAVKGLFWLLEEFRASLTAQRFVLIGGDAAIGHFFHRHPAPITEAAPHMAYPGCYALSKVLEEVMVEQYGIQYDIDWTCLRAPWIMEKDDFRYTLSFGDDLFGGPDWKTMVPPETAEEACRSGAVPILLEADGTPVKRNFVHVEDLVEAIALALTAVRARQRLYNICMDEPVDYAEVGAYLAATRGLPTIPVRGPYVGNWMDNARARAELGWRPRYDLRKLIDAAWDYQRPPDDPRKVWYPG; this comes from the coding sequence ATGTTCGTACTGGTGACGGGAGCCACCGGCAAGGTGGGGCGGGCGCTGATCGCGCGCCTGATGGCGGAGCCGCCGGCGAGCCGGCCGAGGATCAGGGCGCTGTGCCACAATCGCGTTCTGCCCGAGCAGGAGGGCCTGTCGGTGGTCAAAGGATCGATCGCCGACCGTGAGACCTGCAAGGCGGCGCTCGACGGCATCACGCATGTCGTGCACCTCGCCACCTGCAAGGAGACGCCGGACGACGTCATGGACGTCGCCGTCAAGGGTCTTTTCTGGCTGCTGGAGGAGTTCCGCGCCAGCCTGACGGCGCAGCGCTTCGTGCTGATCGGCGGCGACGCCGCGATCGGGCACTTCTTCCACCGCCATCCAGCGCCGATCACCGAGGCCGCGCCGCACATGGCCTATCCGGGCTGCTACGCGCTGTCGAAGGTGCTCGAGGAGGTGATGGTCGAGCAATACGGCATCCAGTACGACATCGACTGGACCTGCCTGCGCGCGCCGTGGATCATGGAGAAGGACGATTTCCGCTACACGCTCTCCTTCGGCGACGATCTCTTCGGCGGTCCGGACTGGAAGACGATGGTGCCGCCGGAGACCGCCGAGGAAGCCTGCCGCAGCGGCGCGGTGCCGATCCTCCTGGAGGCGGACGGCACGCCGGTGAAGCGCAATTTCGTGCATGTCGAGGATCTCGTCGAGGCGATCGCGCTGGCGCTCACGGCCGTCAGGGCGCGCCAGCGCCTCTACAACATCTGCATGGACGAACCCGTCGACTATGCCGAGGTCGGGGCCTACCTCGCCGCCACGCGCGGCCTGCCGACGATACCGGTGCGCGGTCCCTATGTCGGCAACTGGATGGACAATGCACGGGCCAGGGCCGAACTCGGCTGGCGCCCGCGCTACGACCTGCGCAAGCTCATCGATGCCGCGTGGGACTATCAGCGGCCGCCGGACGATCCGCGCAAGGTCTGGTATCCCGGATAG
- a CDS encoding DUF1349 domain-containing protein, with protein MFDGFEWLNEPARWRAEASGLTTETDEATDFWQSTFYGFERDSGHAFLKAVEGDFSFEATVIGGYEQLYDQAGLMLRLDGRNWIKTGIEYTDGLMHFSVVATRERSDWSVIPLPDAKPADEVRMRLTRHGDAVRIQYAVGGDIWRMARLCPFSDSAARIGVMACSPERGGFKVRFRDVMLSPPIARTLHA; from the coding sequence ATGTTCGACGGATTCGAATGGCTCAACGAGCCGGCGCGATGGCGGGCCGAGGCTTCCGGCCTCACGACCGAGACGGACGAGGCTACCGACTTCTGGCAATCGACCTTCTACGGCTTCGAGCGGGATTCCGGCCATGCCTTTCTGAAAGCCGTCGAAGGAGACTTTTCATTCGAGGCGACCGTCATCGGAGGCTATGAACAGCTTTACGACCAGGCGGGGCTGATGCTGCGGCTCGACGGCCGCAACTGGATCAAGACCGGCATCGAATATACGGACGGGCTGATGCATTTCAGCGTGGTGGCGACGCGGGAGCGGTCGGACTGGTCCGTCATTCCGCTGCCGGATGCGAAGCCGGCCGACGAGGTCCGCATGAGGCTGACGCGTCATGGCGACGCCGTCCGCATCCAGTATGCCGTGGGCGGGGATATCTGGAGGATGGCGCGCCTCTGCCCCTTCAGCGACAGTGCCGCACGCATCGGCGTCATGGCGTGCTCTCCCGAGCGGGGCGGTTTCAAGGTTCGGTTCCGCGACGTGATGCTGAGTCCGCCGATCGCGCGCACTCTGCATGCCTAG
- a CDS encoding MFS transporter: MTGMRLKRTPRVAVSAYFLAGGVGLGAWAASLPALSVRGDLDKGDLGIVLLSFAAGAIIAMTNTGRIVARHGTAFVCIPGALTFGAVLLAVPLVASSFWGLMALIFIGGGAFGALDVSMNTEASFLERQVNRHIMSSFHAVFSFGNLIGAGASAQLLRAGGTMDTCLTAGAIAVFVLTVFAWRWAPAVRHGGGTREKSVRIAPKFDGDQNRLLWLLGGVAFLGLLSEGALMDWSAIYLVSAVGTSESAGALGFAIFAAAMAISRGLGDFAAHALGPARLLRYGAGMTALALGVALVLNSHAATYVALALCGVGIANVVPIVFSAAGRIGGEAAGPAMSRVTAMGYAGLLVGPPLIGFLAEATSLTISLVTIVVFACIVAYGARLVGKR, from the coding sequence ATGACAGGCATGAGGCTCAAGCGGACGCCGCGCGTCGCCGTGTCGGCATACTTTCTCGCCGGCGGCGTCGGGCTCGGGGCGTGGGCGGCGAGCCTGCCGGCGCTCAGCGTGCGCGGCGACCTCGACAAGGGCGACCTCGGCATCGTGCTGCTCTCCTTCGCCGCGGGCGCGATCATCGCCATGACGAATACGGGCCGGATCGTCGCCCGGCATGGCACGGCTTTCGTGTGCATTCCCGGCGCGCTGACATTCGGCGCCGTTCTGCTCGCCGTTCCCCTCGTGGCGTCGAGCTTCTGGGGACTGATGGCGCTGATCTTCATCGGAGGCGGCGCCTTCGGCGCGCTGGACGTTTCCATGAACACCGAGGCGTCCTTTCTCGAACGGCAGGTGAACCGCCACATCATGTCGTCGTTCCATGCCGTCTTCAGCTTCGGCAACCTGATCGGCGCCGGCGCTTCGGCGCAATTGTTGCGCGCAGGCGGGACGATGGACACCTGTCTTACGGCGGGGGCCATAGCGGTCTTCGTCCTGACTGTGTTCGCGTGGCGCTGGGCGCCCGCGGTCAGGCATGGCGGCGGCACGCGCGAGAAAAGCGTCCGCATTGCTCCCAAATTCGATGGCGACCAGAACCGTCTGCTCTGGCTGCTTGGCGGAGTCGCCTTCCTGGGACTGCTCAGCGAAGGGGCGTTGATGGACTGGAGCGCCATCTATCTGGTCAGCGCGGTCGGCACCTCCGAGAGCGCCGGCGCGCTCGGCTTCGCCATATTCGCCGCCGCCATGGCGATCAGCCGCGGATTGGGCGATTTCGCCGCGCATGCTCTCGGGCCTGCGCGGCTCTTGCGGTACGGTGCAGGCATGACGGCGCTGGCGCTCGGCGTCGCGCTCGTGCTGAACAGCCATGCCGCGACCTATGTCGCGCTTGCGCTTTGCGGGGTGGGTATCGCCAACGTCGTGCCGATCGTCTTTTCCGCAGCCGGCCGCATCGGCGGGGAGGCGGCCGGTCCGGCGATGTCGCGCGTCACCGCGATGGGCTATGCCGGGCTTCTCGTCGGCCCGCCCCTGATCGGCTTTCTCGCCGAGGCGACGTCGCTTACGATCAGCCTCGTGACGATCGTGGTCTTCGCCTGCATAGTGGCCTATGGAGCGCGGCTGGTGGGAAAGCGCTAG
- a CDS encoding cytochrome b produces MGYGRTARVLHWTMAVLVILMIAAGMTMTSDVDRAMQDRLFIFHKGTGVILLLLVAFRIVWRIGHPAPPLPASVPPLQQFAAHATHIGLYFFLVVMTVSGYVRVTTGGFPIELLNAIGIPPLLPRSEGVADVAEGVHATAKFGLIILLLMHIGAAAFHGIVLRDGVFSRMWPPFSRASR; encoded by the coding sequence ATGGGATACGGCAGAACCGCGCGCGTCTTGCACTGGACGATGGCCGTCCTCGTCATTCTGATGATCGCCGCCGGGATGACGATGACCAGCGACGTCGACCGCGCCATGCAGGACCGTCTGTTCATCTTCCACAAGGGCACCGGCGTCATCCTTCTTCTGCTCGTCGCCTTCCGCATCGTCTGGCGCATCGGTCATCCGGCTCCGCCGTTGCCCGCGTCCGTGCCGCCGCTTCAGCAGTTCGCCGCTCATGCAACGCATATCGGGCTCTATTTCTTCCTGGTGGTGATGACGGTGAGCGGCTATGTGCGGGTCACGACGGGGGGCTTCCCGATCGAACTGCTCAATGCGATCGGCATCCCGCCGCTCCTGCCTCGCTCCGAAGGCGTCGCGGATGTCGCGGAGGGTGTTCACGCCACCGCGAAGTTCGGGCTGATCATCCTGCTCCTCATGCATATCGGTGCGGCGGCTTTCCATGGCATCGTGCTGCGCGACGGCGTGTTCTCGCGCATGTGGCCGCCCTTTTCACGCGCATCCAGATAG
- a CDS encoding CDP-alcohol phosphatidyltransferase family protein produces the protein MADTAASIGFVNAAQRNGALASVSSVGALLAMASISIDLGAATVAVALYALIAAIVILRLAMFHPFPAFGIANLVTLVRAAMLSFMTPFVFFDALRETGGSVVFGVTIAILLLDGLDGWLARRLHTVSRFGARFDMEVDALLIMVLACFAWLAGKADVWVLMLGLMRYAFVAAGFLFPALAAELPPSLRRKLICAVQIVVLAALSLPAFVQPLSGMLAFGALMLLSWSFLIDIFWLVKARTP, from the coding sequence ATGGCCGACACGGCCGCTTCGATCGGGTTCGTCAACGCGGCGCAACGCAACGGCGCTCTGGCGTCGGTGTCTTCCGTGGGCGCACTGCTTGCCATGGCGTCCATCTCGATCGATCTCGGTGCAGCCACCGTTGCCGTAGCGCTCTATGCCCTCATAGCGGCCATTGTGATCTTGCGGCTCGCCATGTTCCATCCGTTTCCGGCCTTCGGCATCGCCAATCTGGTGACGCTGGTCAGGGCGGCGATGCTCAGCTTCATGACGCCGTTCGTCTTTTTCGACGCCTTGCGCGAGACTGGCGGATCGGTCGTCTTCGGCGTGACCATAGCCATCCTGCTGCTGGACGGCCTTGACGGATGGCTGGCGAGACGCCTGCACACCGTTTCGCGCTTCGGGGCGCGCTTCGACATGGAGGTCGACGCGTTGCTGATCATGGTGCTGGCGTGCTTTGCATGGCTCGCTGGCAAGGCGGACGTCTGGGTTCTGATGCTCGGCCTGATGCGCTATGCCTTCGTCGCGGCCGGATTCCTGTTTCCCGCGCTCGCAGCCGAACTGCCCCCTTCCCTGCGCCGGAAGCTGATCTGCGCGGTCCAGATCGTCGTCCTGGCGGCGCTTTCGCTCCCCGCCTTCGTGCAGCCGCTTTCCGGCATGCTTGCGTTCGGCGCACTCATGCTTTTGTCGTGGTCCTTTCTCATCGACATATTCTGGCTCGTGAAGGCACGCACGCCGTGA
- a CDS encoding FkbM family methyltransferase, with translation MTDLRSLAGLARSLAIYYGRPWRIGRWSRFYSRFLQPGELAFDIGAHVGNRSRALASAGARVVALEPQALFYSFLRRTMPSGVTTLPLAAGARCGKASMSVSRLHPTVSTVAEDFARCVAASRSFATVTWDRSQPVEMTTLDALIAQYGEPALVKIDVEGLEAEVLAGLTRPVRTIAFEFLPAMPDASRACIARIEQLGRYRYNLIRGERLDFELPEWVAASRIVERLSRIRPNERSGDIYACVDTGAGNIRPPCCVGSERTLRRRWSEAVGE, from the coding sequence GTGACGGATCTGCGCAGCCTCGCCGGACTCGCGCGCTCGCTGGCGATCTATTACGGCCGCCCGTGGCGCATCGGCCGATGGAGCCGCTTCTATTCCCGCTTTCTCCAGCCGGGCGAACTGGCCTTCGACATCGGCGCGCATGTCGGCAACCGTTCCCGCGCTCTGGCCAGCGCCGGTGCGCGCGTCGTCGCGCTTGAGCCGCAGGCTCTTTTCTATTCCTTTCTCCGCCGCACAATGCCTTCAGGCGTGACGACGCTGCCGCTGGCGGCGGGCGCGCGATGTGGCAAGGCGTCCATGTCGGTGTCGCGGCTGCATCCTACCGTCTCCACCGTCGCCGAGGATTTCGCCCGGTGCGTCGCTGCTTCCCGGAGCTTCGCGACGGTGACATGGGACCGTTCCCAGCCTGTCGAAATGACCACGCTCGACGCGCTGATCGCGCAATATGGCGAACCGGCTCTGGTCAAGATCGACGTCGAAGGCCTGGAAGCCGAGGTGCTGGCGGGACTTACCCGCCCCGTCCGCACCATCGCCTTCGAGTTCCTGCCCGCCATGCCGGATGCGTCCCGCGCCTGCATCGCGCGTATCGAACAATTGGGCCGCTACCGCTACAATCTCATACGCGGAGAACGGCTGGACTTCGAGTTGCCGGAATGGGTCGCTGCCAGCCGCATCGTGGAGCGGCTGTCCCGCATCCGGCCGAACGAGCGTTCGGGCGACATATACGCTTGTGTCGACACAGGCGCGGGGAATATTCGGCCGCCATGCTGCGTTGGCTCGGAAAGGACGTTGCGGCGGCGATGGTCGGAAGCGGTGGGGGAGTGA
- a CDS encoding sulfatase codes for MLRWLGKDVAAAMVGSGGGVTASSNPGSLPDAPASRRRWLFVPLGLAVLHAALSLPDHPDALSPAVLATIPVELPVIATLLLGADLIKATATPLRLAVTGFILVSLVVKLADIGLFAAFGRPFNFAYDLPLVPAGLNVLYGSSGLLKTGAYIVGAGAAFALAALAVWWATGAVATRRGGIAATFAALAIAALAAAGANGGIPTSNLTTRSLASHVESAAQARAEIAALAREAGEDAYAYLPAGSLLQRLRGRDVIFAFVESYGRSSIDNPTYAPTTVAALLEIGSKLEAGDLVARSAWLTSPTVGGQSWLAHSTLLSGLWVDSQGRYGALMSSRRKTLLRLAAENGWRSVGVMPAITQPWPEAGFYGYTEVLAAKDLGYKGLPFNWVTMPDQYTWSAFERMELAPADRTPVFAEVALISSHAPWTPIPWLVSWEAVGDGGIFDMQASAGDTPEKVWSDHDRVRDQFRQAVDYALRTIGEFALRRADTAPLIVVLGDHQPAPFVSGTDANRDVPVHIIGDAATIAALDGWGWADGMVPDAVSPVWRMDMFRDRFLSAFSGPPDRETGNAPLVREPSS; via the coding sequence ATGCTGCGTTGGCTCGGAAAGGACGTTGCGGCGGCGATGGTCGGAAGCGGTGGGGGAGTGACGGCGTCGAGCAATCCCGGATCTTTGCCGGACGCACCGGCATCGCGCCGGCGCTGGCTTTTCGTGCCGCTGGGGCTGGCCGTTCTTCATGCCGCGCTGTCGCTTCCCGACCATCCCGACGCTTTGTCGCCGGCCGTCCTCGCGACGATCCCCGTCGAACTCCCCGTGATAGCGACGCTTCTTCTGGGGGCCGACCTGATAAAGGCCACCGCGACGCCATTGCGGCTCGCCGTCACCGGCTTTATTTTGGTGTCGCTCGTCGTCAAGCTGGCTGATATCGGCCTCTTCGCCGCTTTCGGCCGGCCGTTCAATTTCGCCTATGATCTGCCGCTCGTTCCGGCCGGCCTGAACGTGCTGTACGGATCGAGCGGCCTGCTGAAAACCGGCGCATACATTGTCGGCGCGGGCGCGGCCTTCGCCCTCGCCGCGCTCGCCGTCTGGTGGGCGACAGGCGCCGTCGCGACCCGTCGCGGCGGCATCGCCGCCACGTTTGCGGCACTGGCGATCGCCGCGCTCGCAGCGGCTGGCGCGAACGGTGGAATTCCGACCTCGAACCTGACGACGCGATCCCTGGCCTCCCATGTCGAATCGGCGGCACAGGCACGCGCCGAGATCGCGGCGCTCGCGCGCGAAGCCGGCGAGGACGCCTATGCCTATCTCCCGGCCGGCAGCCTGCTCCAGCGGCTGCGCGGGCGCGACGTGATCTTTGCTTTCGTGGAATCCTACGGCCGCTCGTCCATCGACAATCCGACCTATGCGCCGACCACCGTCGCCGCGCTCTTGGAGATCGGCTCGAAGCTGGAGGCCGGCGATCTCGTCGCGCGCTCGGCATGGTTGACGTCGCCGACCGTCGGCGGCCAGAGCTGGCTGGCCCATTCGACGCTGCTGTCGGGTCTGTGGGTCGATTCGCAGGGCCGTTACGGCGCGCTCATGTCCAGCCGGCGCAAGACGCTGCTTCGCCTCGCCGCCGAGAACGGCTGGCGCAGCGTCGGCGTCATGCCCGCCATCACGCAGCCCTGGCCCGAGGCGGGCTTCTACGGCTACACCGAGGTGCTCGCCGCGAAGGATCTCGGCTACAAAGGCCTGCCTTTCAACTGGGTGACGATGCCCGACCAGTATACGTGGTCGGCCTTCGAGCGCATGGAACTCGCGCCGGCGGATCGCACTCCCGTCTTCGCTGAAGTCGCGCTCATCTCCTCCCATGCGCCGTGGACGCCGATCCCGTGGCTCGTGTCATGGGAAGCCGTGGGCGACGGCGGTATCTTCGACATGCAGGCGTCGGCGGGAGATACGCCTGAAAAGGTCTGGAGCGACCACGACCGCGTGCGCGACCAGTTCCGGCAGGCAGTCGACTACGCGCTCCGTACCATCGGCGAGTTTGCGTTGCGTCGGGCGGACACCGCGCCGCTGATCGTCGTGCTCGGCGATCACCAGCCCGCGCCTTTCGTTTCCGGCACCGACGCCAACCGCGACGTTCCGGTCCATATCATCGGCGACGCCGCAACCATTGCCGCGCTCGACGGTTGGGGGTGGGCGGACGGCATGGTGCCGGACGCCGTGTCGCCGGTGTGGCGTATGGATATGTTCCGCGACCGTTTTCTCTCCGCTTTCTCCGGTCCGCCGGACCGCGAGACCGGAAACGCTCCATTGGTCAGAGAGCCTTCGTCATGA
- a CDS encoding RibD family protein: MSPSRARLSRQPTPDNDDGRAGEQPAFHRAEMSDAVWSQLLRLKREGRAEPDGAWSAEQRAAWALYSPLAAATHRSIVFAQIGQSLDGRIATESGDARDISGSDGLKHLHRCRALADAVVVGVRTVLADRPRLTVRLVDGDNPTRVVIDPRGRLSGDVAHFPRTARNVVIRQCDGPCPPGVEIIRLPAGDPIDPNGIAAALHQRGFRRILVEGGGITIGRFMDAGALDRLHVAVSPLLIGAGPAGLTRTPVARLSQATRPRTGVYGLGTDIVFDCALDRMAVPLAAE; the protein is encoded by the coding sequence ATGAGTCCGAGCCGAGCCCGCCTGTCCCGCCAGCCGACACCGGACAATGACGACGGTCGCGCCGGCGAGCAGCCGGCATTCCATCGCGCGGAGATGTCCGATGCGGTATGGTCCCAATTGCTGCGCCTCAAGCGCGAGGGCCGCGCCGAACCGGACGGTGCGTGGAGCGCCGAGCAGAGGGCCGCCTGGGCGCTCTATTCGCCGCTTGCCGCCGCGACGCACCGGTCCATCGTCTTCGCCCAGATCGGACAATCGCTCGACGGCCGCATCGCGACGGAGAGTGGCGACGCGCGCGACATCTCCGGCAGCGACGGGCTGAAGCACCTTCATCGCTGCCGCGCGCTTGCCGACGCCGTCGTCGTGGGCGTCCGTACCGTTCTGGCGGACCGGCCCCGCCTCACCGTACGGCTGGTCGACGGCGACAATCCCACACGCGTCGTCATCGACCCCAGAGGACGGCTCTCCGGCGACGTTGCCCATTTCCCGCGCACCGCCCGCAACGTCGTCATCCGCCAGTGCGACGGGCCGTGCCCGCCCGGCGTGGAGATCATCCGTCTGCCCGCCGGCGATCCGATCGATCCGAACGGCATAGCGGCGGCGCTCCATCAGCGCGGCTTCCGGCGGATTCTGGTCGAGGGAGGCGGCATCACCATCGGCCGCTTCATGGATGCCGGCGCGCTCGACCGCCTGCATGTCGCGGTGTCGCCGCTGCTGATCGGCGCCGGGCCTGCGGGGCTCACCCGGACGCCGGTCGCCCGCCTGTCGCAGGCGACGCGCCCGCGCACGGGCGTTTACGGCCTCGGCACCGACATCGTCTTCGACTGCGCGCTCGACCGGATGGCCGTTCCCCTCGCCGCCGAATGA